In Vibrio japonicus, one DNA window encodes the following:
- the mnmG gene encoding tRNA uridine-5-carboxymethylaminomethyl(34) synthesis enzyme MnmG — protein MLYHENFDVIVVGGGHAGTEAALASARTGQKTLLLTHNIDTLGQMSCNPAIGGIGKGHLVKEVDAMGGLMAQAIDHAGIQFRTLNASKGPAVRATRAQADRALYKAYVRDALENTPNLTLFQQSVDDLIVEKDTVVGVITQMGLKFHAKAVVLTVGTFLGGKIHIGMENFSGGRAGDPPSIALADRLRELPFRVDRLKTGTPPRIDARSVDFSQLEAQHGDNPTPVFSFMGERSQHPRQIPCFITHTNEQTHDVIRNNLDRSPMYAGVIEGIGPRYCPSIEDKVMRFADKNSHQIFIEPEGLTTHELYPNGISTSLPFDVQVQIVRSMKGFENAHIVRPGYAIEYDFFDPRDLKQTYETKFINGLFFAGQINGTTGYEEAAAQGLMAGTNASLYSQGKEGWSPRRDQAYMGVLIDDLSTMGTKEPYRMFTSRAEYRLLLREDNADLRLTEQARELGLIDDVRWARFNEKIDNIEKERQRLKDIWMNPKSEGIDDLNALLKTPMIREASGEDLLRRPEMTYDQLTQLDAFAPAIEDVQAAEQVEIQVKYEGYIKRQQDEIEKSLRHEHTKLPVDLDYSNVKGLSNEVSAKLSEAKPESIGIASRISGITPAAISILLVHLKKHGLLKKGEDAA, from the coding sequence ATGCTCTATCACGAAAACTTTGACGTCATTGTTGTTGGTGGCGGACACGCAGGAACGGAAGCCGCACTAGCATCTGCGCGTACAGGACAGAAAACTCTTCTACTGACGCACAATATCGATACTCTTGGTCAAATGTCATGCAACCCAGCAATTGGTGGCATTGGCAAAGGTCACTTAGTGAAAGAGGTCGATGCTATGGGTGGCCTAATGGCTCAGGCAATTGATCACGCTGGTATTCAGTTTCGCACACTGAACGCATCTAAAGGTCCAGCAGTACGAGCAACACGTGCGCAAGCTGATCGCGCATTGTACAAAGCTTACGTACGTGACGCCTTAGAAAACACACCAAACCTAACGCTATTTCAGCAATCCGTTGATGATCTGATTGTTGAAAAAGATACCGTTGTCGGTGTGATTACTCAGATGGGTCTTAAGTTTCATGCCAAAGCTGTTGTATTAACGGTAGGTACATTCCTAGGCGGTAAGATCCACATCGGTATGGAAAACTTTTCAGGAGGCCGAGCTGGGGATCCACCATCGATCGCACTTGCTGATCGTCTGAGAGAATTGCCGTTTAGAGTTGATCGACTCAAAACAGGTACTCCACCTCGCATTGATGCACGAAGTGTTGATTTTTCTCAATTAGAAGCGCAACACGGCGATAATCCAACGCCAGTATTTTCTTTCATGGGTGAACGTAGCCAGCACCCACGTCAAATTCCATGCTTTATCACGCATACCAACGAACAAACACATGATGTTATTCGTAATAACCTTGATCGCAGCCCAATGTATGCAGGTGTGATTGAAGGCATTGGCCCGCGTTACTGTCCGTCTATTGAAGATAAAGTGATGCGTTTTGCAGACAAAAACAGTCACCAAATTTTCATTGAGCCAGAAGGCTTAACAACGCATGAGTTGTATCCAAATGGTATCTCCACCAGCTTACCGTTTGACGTTCAAGTCCAAATCGTTCGCTCAATGAAAGGCTTTGAAAATGCACATATCGTTCGCCCTGGTTATGCGATTGAATATGATTTCTTTGATCCGCGTGACTTAAAACAAACTTACGAAACTAAGTTTATCAACGGTTTGTTCTTTGCCGGCCAAATTAACGGTACGACTGGTTACGAAGAAGCTGCTGCTCAAGGTTTAATGGCGGGAACGAACGCAAGTTTGTACAGCCAAGGCAAAGAAGGTTGGAGCCCGCGTCGTGATCAGGCTTACATGGGTGTATTAATCGATGACTTGTCGACAATGGGCACCAAAGAACCTTATCGAATGTTTACGTCTCGTGCGGAATACCGTTTGTTGCTACGTGAAGACAACGCCGACTTACGTTTGACAGAACAAGCACGTGAGCTTGGTTTGATTGATGACGTTCGTTGGGCGCGTTTCAACGAGAAAATCGACAACATCGAGAAAGAGCGTCAGCGTCTGAAAGATATATGGATGAATCCAAAATCTGAAGGTATTGATGATCTGAATGCATTGCTAAAAACGCCTATGATCCGCGAAGCAAGTGGTGAAGATCTATTGCGCCGCCCAGAAATGACATACGATCAACTCACTCAATTAGACGCTTTTGCGCCAGCGATTGAAGATGTGCAGGCAGCAGAACAAGTTGAAATTCAAGTCAAATACGAAGGCTACATTAAGCGTCAGCAAGACGAGATCGAAAAATCACTACGTCACGAACATACTAAGTTGCCTGTGGATCTGGATTACTCGAATGTCAAAGGACTATCGAACGAAGTCAGCGCGAAGTTGAGCGAAGCCAAGCCAGAGTCGATCGGTATTGCTTCACGTATTTCAGGTATCACGCCTGCGGCAATTTCTATTCTGCTGGTTCACCTGAAAAAACACGGCCTACTGAAAAAAGGCGAGGATGCAGCGTAA
- the mioC gene encoding FMN-binding protein MioC gives MIHIITGSTLGGAEYVGDHLSELLVEKGFETTIHNQPNLDEIDNHGTWLIVTSTHGAGEYPDNIQPFIRTLQETPPKTNDLKFAVIAIGDSSYDTFCAAGKHAYTLLEDIGATPLSDCFTIDILSHDVPEDAAEEWLKDHIDRF, from the coding sequence ATGATTCATATTATTACAGGTAGTACGCTTGGTGGCGCGGAGTATGTAGGTGACCACTTGAGCGAACTTTTAGTGGAAAAAGGCTTTGAGACGACCATTCATAATCAGCCAAACCTGGATGAGATCGATAACCATGGTACTTGGCTCATTGTCACCTCAACGCACGGCGCTGGAGAATATCCTGACAATATCCAACCATTCATTCGCACACTGCAAGAAACGCCACCTAAGACGAATGATCTTAAATTTGCCGTCATCGCAATTGGCGACTCAAGCTACGACACTTTCTGTGCTGCTGGCAAACACGCTTATACATTGCTAGAAGACATCGGAGCAACCCCGCTCTCAGACTGCTTTACTATCGACATTCTAAGCCACGATGTACCAGAAGATGCCGCCGAAGAATGGCTAAAAGACCATATTGACCGCTTTTAA
- a CDS encoding ParA family protein, producing the protein MGKIVAIANQKGGVGKTTTCINLAASMAATKRKVLVIDLDPQGNATMASGVDKYQVDATAYELLVEDVPFDDVVCRKTSGNYDLIAANGDVTAAEIKLMEVFAREVRLKHALASVRDNYDFIFIDCPPSLNLLTINAMAAADSVLVPMQCEYFALEGLTALMDTISKLTAVVNENLKIEGLLRTMYDPRNRLSNEVSDQLKKHFGSKVYRTVIPRNVRLAEAPSHGKPAMYYDKYSAGAKAYLALAGEMLRREDVPA; encoded by the coding sequence GTGGGAAAAATCGTAGCGATCGCCAACCAGAAAGGTGGAGTTGGTAAGACAACAACATGCATTAATTTAGCGGCCTCTATGGCAGCAACAAAGCGTAAAGTTTTGGTGATTGATCTCGATCCACAAGGAAACGCGACGATGGCCAGTGGAGTCGATAAATATCAAGTCGACGCCACTGCTTACGAGCTTTTAGTTGAAGATGTACCATTTGATGATGTGGTATGTCGAAAAACCTCCGGTAACTACGACCTGATCGCAGCAAATGGCGATGTGACTGCCGCCGAAATCAAGTTGATGGAAGTCTTTGCTCGTGAAGTCCGCCTGAAGCACGCGCTGGCATCAGTGCGTGATAACTATGATTTCATCTTTATCGATTGTCCTCCCTCTCTAAACCTTCTTACAATTAATGCTATGGCTGCGGCAGACTCTGTTCTGGTTCCTATGCAGTGTGAGTATTTTGCCCTAGAAGGTTTAACAGCATTAATGGACACAATCAGTAAGTTGACTGCTGTGGTGAATGAAAACCTAAAAATTGAAGGTTTACTTCGTACTATGTATGACCCGCGCAATCGACTCTCTAACGAAGTCTCCGATCAACTTAAAAAACACTTTGGAAGCAAAGTGTACCGCACTGTTATTCCTCGTAATGTTCGTTTGGCCGAAGCGCCAAGTCATGGCAAACCTGCTATGTACTACGACAAATACTCTGCAGGCGCAAAAGCATACCTGGCTCTCGCGGGCGAAATGCTGCGCCGAGAAGATGTACCTGCATAA
- the rsmG gene encoding 16S rRNA (guanine(527)-N(7))-methyltransferase RsmG, protein MSTLRSKLDALISQTDLDVSDKQREQLVGFVEMLNKWNKAYNLTSVRNPEEMLVKHILDSIVVSTHLQGERFIDVGTGPGLPGIPLAIMNPDKEFYLLDSLGKRIRFIKQVLHELKIENVTPIQSRVEEFQPEEKFDAVLSRAFASMIDMVSWCHHLPKADTGVFLALKGQLPQDEIELLPEWCSVSDIKALNVPELEGERHLVILSRKG, encoded by the coding sequence ATGAGCACACTTCGTAGCAAACTTGACGCACTTATCTCTCAAACGGATCTGGATGTTTCTGACAAGCAGCGCGAGCAGCTTGTCGGTTTTGTTGAAATGCTCAACAAGTGGAACAAAGCCTACAACTTAACCTCTGTGCGTAATCCAGAGGAAATGTTAGTGAAACATATTTTAGATAGCATTGTGGTGAGTACCCACCTGCAAGGTGAGCGTTTTATTGATGTGGGGACTGGCCCTGGTTTGCCAGGTATCCCACTTGCGATTATGAATCCAGATAAAGAGTTCTATCTGCTTGATAGCTTAGGCAAACGTATTCGCTTTATCAAACAGGTTCTCCATGAGCTGAAGATTGAAAACGTAACGCCAATCCAAAGTCGAGTAGAAGAATTCCAGCCAGAAGAGAAGTTTGATGCGGTACTGAGTCGTGCGTTCGCATCTATGATAGATATGGTCTCTTGGTGTCATCATTTACCAAAGGCTGACACAGGCGTTTTCTTGGCGCTTAAAGGCCAATTACCACAGGATGAGATTGAGCTTTTACCTGAGTGGTGTTCTGTGAGCGACATCAAAGCTTTGAATGTTCCTGAGTTGGAAGGCGAGCGTCATCTAGTAATCTTATCGCGCAAGGGATAA